One window of Pseudochaenichthys georgianus chromosome 18, fPseGeo1.2, whole genome shotgun sequence genomic DNA carries:
- the sec24d gene encoding protein transport protein Sec24D, with amino-acid sequence MSQQGYVAAPPYSQAQPGMGGYQGGFGAGPAQPLYGHYGGPPQTFNGPPTGMMKAPVSSAAGMPPPAAPSQYNPNVQQNGAHPQRYPPPAAPASYGQPLQSQYNNMAPAAPPPAQQLTNQMSTMNLGSYASGPMQSPPPPTNSVAQQPFQPAPPPAMGQPMMPPGPQSPHMSPHMSPHMSPHMSAPQSPQANMPMAGPPMAGPPMAAPPMGGPPMSGMGRPFPGPLPPGPGGFQQPGPGPAGPTGYPQQAGQFGGNMAGPQPGMMGPQPGMMGPQPGMMGPQPGMMGPQPGMMGPQPGMMGPQPGMMGPQPGMMGPQPGMMGPQPGMMGPQPGSAGGLAGPPQKKLDPDSIPSTTQVIEDDQAKRGGQVYITNIRGQVPPLVTTEFPIQDQGNASPRFIRCTTYSLPCTADLAKQCQVPLAAIIKPFASVPKNETPLYVVNHGETGPIRCNRCKAYMCPYMQFIDGGRRFQCGFCNCVNEVPAFYFQHLDHMGRRVDFYERPELSLGSYEFAATLDYCKNNKVQNPPAYLFMIDVSYNNVKSGLVKLICDELKTLLDNLPCEDGSESSAIKVGFVTYNKVLHFYNVKSALAQPQMMVVSDTAEMFVPLLDGFLVNYQDSRAVIYNLLDQIPDMFADSNESETVFVPVIQAGVEAFKAAECSGKLFIFHSSMPTAEAPGKLKNRDDKKLVNTDKEKTLFQPQKGVYEQLSKECVAQGCCVDLFLFPSQYVDVATMADVPSHTGGSVYKYNNFQVETDGEHFLTDLRKDVQKSIGFDAIMRVRTSTGFRATEFFGAIHMNNTTDIEMAAVDCDKALTVEFKHDDTLSEETGALMQCALLYTTVNGQRRLRIHNLSLNCSLQLSELYKSCETDSLINFFAKSACRAILNQPVKNVREILVNQTAHMLSCYRKNCATPSAASQLILPDAMKVFPVYMNSLMKSAPLVGSTELATDDRAHQRLSIMAMGVEDTQLLLYPRLTPLHNLDVGSEALPAPVRCSEERLSESGMFLLENGQSMFLWLGLGSPPDIVQSLFNVPSLAHLQGNMSALPELDNPLSAKVRSIISGLMEKRPNSMKLQIVRQKDKPEMLFRQFLVEDKSLHGGASYMDFLCYVHREIRLLLT; translated from the exons ATGAGTCAACAGGGTTATGTTGCTGCACCCCCGTACTCCCAGGCCCAGCCCGGGATGGGGGGCTACCAGGGTGGGTTCGGAGCTGGTCCTGCACAGCCCCTCTATGGGCACTATGGGGGTCCGCCTCAGACATTCAACGGTCCACCAACAG GTATGATGAAGGCACCAGTCTCCTCTGCAGCTGGGATGCCTCCACCTGCAGCGCCCAGTCAGTACAATCCAAATGTCCAGCAGAACGGCGCACATCCACAAAG ATACCCTCCACCAGCTGCTCCTGCTTCTTATGGACAGCCTTTACAGTCGCAGTACAACAACATGGCCCCCGCGGCCCCCCCTCCAGCTCAGCAGCTCACCAATCAGATGAGTACCATGAACCTGGGCAGCTATG CCTCGGGTCCTATGCAGAGCCCCCCCCCTCCAACAAACTCTGTTGCCCAGCAGCCTTTCCAACCAGCACCCCCTCCAGCAATGGGCCAGCCGATGATGCCACCAGGACCACAGTCCCCCCACATGTCCCCCCACATGTCCCCCCACATGTCCCCCCACATGTCTGCTCCACAGTCTCCCCAAGCAAACATGCCAATGGCAGGCCCCCCAATGGCAGGCCCCCCAATGGCCGCACCACCAATGGGAGGCCCCCCCATGTCAGGCATGGGTCGACCCTTTCCCGGCCCCCTTCCTCCAGGCCCCGGAGGTTTCCAGCAGCCTGGTCCTGGACCTGCTGGTCCAACTGGATACCCCCAGCAAGCAG GTCAGTTTGGGGGAAACATGGCAGGGCCTCAGCCTGGCATGATGGGGCCTCAGCCTGGCATGATGGGGCCTCAGCCTGGCATGATGGGGCCTCAGCCTGGTATGATGGGGCCTCAGCCTGGTATGATGGGGCCTCAGCCTGGTATGATGGGGCCTCAGCCTGGCATGATGGGGCCTCAGCCTGGCATGATGGGGCCTCAGCCTGGTATGATGGGGCCTCAGCCTGGTATGATGGGGCCTCAGCCTGGATCAGCAGGCGGACTGGCAGGACCACCACAGAAGAAACTGGACCCTGACTCTATCCCCAGCACC ACTCAAGTCATCGAGGATGACCAAGCAAAACGAGGGGGACAGGTGTACATCACGAACATCAGAGGACAGGTTCCCCCGCTGGTCACCACTGAGTTCCCCATACAGGACCAAG GCAACGCCAGCCCCCGGTTCATCCGCTGCACCACCTACTCCCTGCCCTGCACCGCAGACCTGGCCAAACAGTGCCAAGTTCCGCTGGCCGCCATCATCAAACCTTTCGCCAGTGTGCCCAAGAATGAG actcCTCTGTATGTTGTGAACCATGGTGAGACCGGCCCGATCCGCTGCAATCGATGCAAAGCCTACATGTGTCCCTACATGCAGTTTATTGACGGAGGGCGTCGCTTCCAGTGTGGCTTCTGCAACTGTGTCAATGAAG TGCCAGCCTTCTACTTCCAACATTTGGACCACATGGGCAGGAGGGTAGACTTCTACGAGAGGCCAGAGCTGTCCCTGGGCTCCTACGAGTTTGCAGCCACCCTGGACTACTGCAAG AACAACAAGGTTCAAAATCCTCCTGCCTACCTCTTCATGATCGATGTGTCCTATAACAACGTTAAGAGTGGACTAGTGAAACTGATATGTGATGAGCTGAAGACTCTGCTGGACAATCTGCcatg TGAGGACGGCTCGGAGAGCTCCGCCATTAAGGTGGGCTTCGTCACCTACAACAAGGTGCTCCACTTCTACAACGTGAAGAGCGCTCTGGCCCAGCCGCAGATGATGGTGGTGTCGGACACAGCGGAGATGTTCGTCCCCCTGCTCGACGGATTCCTCGTCAACTATCAGGACTCCAGAGCCGTTATCTACAA cCTCCTGGATCAGATCCCTGATATGTTTGCAGACTCCAACGAGAGTGAGACAGTCTTTGTTCCCGTCATCCAGGCCGGCGTGGAGGCATTTAAG gcaGCAGAGTGCAGCGGGAAGCTCTTCATCTTCCACTCCTCCATGCCCACCGCCGAGGCTCCGGGCAAACTGAAGAACAGGGACGACAAGAAGCTGGTGAACACCGACAAAGAGAAA ACGTTGTTCCAGCCTCAGAAAGGAGTGTATGAGCAGCTGTCGAAGGAGTGTGTGGCGCAGGGCTGCTGTGTggacctcttcctcttccccagtCAGTACGTGGACGTGGCCACCATGGCTGACGTGCCCTCACACACCGGAGGCTCCGTCTACAAGTACAACAACTTCCAG GTGGAGACGGATGGGGAGCATTTCCTGACAGACCTGAGGAAAGACGTGCAGAAGAGCATCGGCTTTGACGCCATCATGCGTGTTCGCACCAGCACAG GGTTCAGAGCCACAGAGTTCTTCGGAGCGATCCACATGAACAACACCACGGACATCGAGATGGCGGCGGTGGATTGTGACAAGGCTCTGACCGTAGAGTTCAAACACGACGACACACTCAGCGAGGAGACCGGAGCACTCATGCAG TGTGCATTGCTGTACACCACCGTCAACGGACAACGACGTCTCCGCATCCACAACCTCAGTCTGAACTGCAGCTTGCAACTGTCAGAGCTGTACAAGAGCTGCGAGACAGACTCTCTCATCAACTTCTTTGCCAAATCAG CCTGCCGTGCCATACTGAACCAGCCGGTGAAGAACGTGCGGGAGATCCTGGTGAACCAGACGGCCCACATGCTGTCCTGCTACAGGAAGAACTGCGCCACCCCCTCAGCTGCCAGCCAG CTGATCCTGCCTGACGCCATGAAGGTGTTCCCGGTCTACATGAACAGCCTGATGAAGAGCGCTCCTCTGGTTGGCAGCACGGAGCTCGCCACCGACGACCGCGCCCACCAGAGGCTCTCCATCATGGCCATGGGGGTGgaggacacacagctgctgctctaCCCACGCCTCACCCCACTG CACAACCTGGACGTGGGCAGCGAGGCTCTTCCCGCTCCGGTGCGATGCTCCGAGGAGCGCCTCTCGGAATCCGGCATGTTCCTGCTGGAGAACGGGCAATCCATGTTCCTGTGGCTGGGCCTGGGCAGCCCTCCGGACATCGTGCAGAGCCTCTTCAACGTGCCCTCCCTGGCACACCTGCAGGGAAACATG AGTGCTCTGCCAGAGCTGGACAACCCGCTGTCCGCAAAGGTCCGCTCCATCATCAGCGGCCTGATGGAGAAGAGGCCGAACTCCATGAAG